The following are encoded together in the Pontibacter liquoris genome:
- the lptC gene encoding LPS export ABC transporter periplasmic protein LptC, which yields MRNAWIFSSIVALSCLAFGCSDDLQDPDKVETYKGPLIENHDVVTLYSDSARLQIKLMAPVQQEFENGDGVFPKGLNVEFYGKPGQITSTLKANYAKQDRHKNLYLAQGKVEVENRVKKEKLETEELFWDKNKALIYTDKFVKITTGEEILMGNGLRANQDFSKYRILKPTGIISLQEE from the coding sequence ATGCGTAACGCATGGATTTTTAGCAGCATTGTAGCGCTGAGCTGCCTGGCGTTTGGCTGCAGCGATGACCTGCAGGACCCGGATAAAGTAGAAACCTACAAGGGGCCGCTCATCGAGAACCACGATGTGGTAACGCTCTACAGCGACTCGGCGCGGCTGCAGATAAAACTGATGGCCCCCGTGCAGCAGGAGTTTGAAAACGGTGACGGAGTGTTTCCAAAAGGCCTAAACGTGGAGTTTTATGGCAAACCAGGCCAGATCACCTCTACGCTCAAGGCCAACTATGCCAAACAGGACCGCCACAAGAACCTGTATCTTGCCCAGGGCAAAGTAGAAGTGGAGAACCGCGTAAAAAAGGAAAAGCTGGAAACAGAAGAGCTCTTCTGGGACAAGAACAAAGCCCTGATCTACACCGATAAGTTCGTGAAGATTACTACGGGCGAGGAGATCCTGATGGGCAACGGGTTACGGGCCAACCAGGATTTCTCAAAATACAGAATTTTAAAGCCGACGGGCATCATCAGCCTGCAAGAAGAATGA
- a CDS encoding tetratricopeptide repeat protein has protein sequence MLVKSYYTYTILLTLLLLCAAPVARAQTQDLALAREYFSKGDYSKAEAIYGKLIADSRLFSEVYPDYLRTLLAQRNYKEAEKLVKKTMKRYPDIPAYAVDLGRVYLAAGDKDGADKYYNKLIGQLKPEAVISVASAFMENELFDYAEKTYLQGRQLSKDPQENTHSLIALYMFQHKSERLIPEVLNLLAQDEQELGYVQNMLQNALTEDKDFDALEKELLLRVQQNPDQLAMSELLVWLYIQRRDFYSAMLQARAIDKRTHSGGVRVMELGAISARNNDYQGAIEAFEYIVKEYPDGPYYLIARQRLINAREEQVQHAFPVDLQKVRSLVADYEKLLADVGRNDQTVEALQHMAGLYAFYLDDKDKAIALLQEAINMPRANPAVVADSKLTLGDIYLLKGEPWESTLLYAQVEKANKDTPIGYEAKLRNARLSYYKGDFELAQAHLDILKLATSREIANDAMDLSLLITDNTGLDTSTAAMQDYAAIDLLIFQNKLPEALTALDKMLQQYPGHSLTDEIYFQKAKIYEREGNFEQAIANLQKIVSLPQSDILSDDALYKMAYIYENNLKDPEKAKELYNQFLIKYQGSVYAAEARKRFRKLRGDVVN, from the coding sequence ATGCTGGTGAAATCATACTATACTTATACTATCCTGCTAACCCTTTTGCTGCTATGTGCCGCACCGGTGGCCCGGGCGCAGACGCAGGACCTGGCACTTGCCCGCGAGTACTTCAGCAAAGGCGACTACAGCAAGGCAGAAGCCATTTACGGCAAGCTGATAGCGGATTCGCGCCTGTTCAGCGAAGTATACCCCGATTACCTGCGCACGCTGCTGGCCCAGCGCAACTACAAAGAAGCCGAGAAGCTGGTAAAGAAAACCATGAAGCGCTACCCCGATATACCCGCCTATGCCGTGGACCTGGGGCGGGTATACCTGGCAGCCGGCGATAAAGACGGCGCCGACAAATACTATAACAAGCTTATCGGGCAGCTCAAACCCGAAGCAGTTATCTCTGTGGCCAGCGCCTTTATGGAGAACGAGCTCTTTGATTATGCCGAGAAAACCTATCTGCAGGGCCGCCAGCTAAGTAAAGATCCGCAGGAGAACACGCACTCGCTTATTGCCCTATACATGTTTCAGCACAAAAGCGAGCGCCTGATCCCAGAGGTGCTCAATCTGCTGGCCCAGGACGAGCAGGAGCTGGGCTATGTGCAGAACATGCTGCAAAATGCTCTTACCGAGGACAAGGACTTTGATGCGCTGGAAAAGGAACTGCTGCTGCGTGTGCAGCAAAACCCGGATCAGCTGGCTATGAGCGAACTGTTGGTGTGGCTCTACATCCAGCGGCGCGATTTTTACAGTGCCATGCTGCAGGCGCGGGCCATTGATAAGCGCACGCACAGCGGCGGCGTACGGGTAATGGAGCTGGGAGCTATCAGTGCCCGCAACAACGACTACCAGGGCGCTATCGAAGCCTTCGAATACATTGTGAAGGAATACCCGGACGGCCCCTACTACCTGATAGCCCGCCAGCGCCTGATAAATGCACGCGAGGAGCAGGTGCAGCATGCCTTTCCGGTGGACCTGCAGAAGGTGCGCAGCCTGGTGGCAGATTATGAAAAGCTGCTGGCCGATGTAGGCCGCAACGACCAGACGGTGGAGGCCCTCCAGCACATGGCCGGCCTGTACGCCTTTTACCTCGATGACAAAGACAAAGCCATTGCGCTGCTGCAGGAAGCCATTAACATGCCGCGGGCAAACCCGGCCGTAGTAGCAGACAGCAAGCTGACCCTGGGCGATATATACCTGCTGAAAGGAGAGCCCTGGGAAAGCACCCTGTTATATGCGCAGGTAGAGAAAGCAAACAAAGACACCCCGATCGGCTACGAAGCCAAACTGCGCAATGCCCGCCTGAGTTATTACAAAGGCGATTTCGAGCTGGCGCAGGCACACCTGGATATCCTGAAATTAGCCACCAGCCGCGAAATTGCCAACGATGCCATGGACCTGAGCCTGCTTATTACCGATAACACCGGCCTGGACACATCCACAGCTGCCATGCAGGACTATGCGGCCATCGACCTGCTCATCTTCCAGAACAAGTTGCCGGAGGCGCTCACGGCCCTGGATAAGATGCTGCAGCAATATCCCGGCCACAGCCTTACCGATGAAATATACTTTCAGAAAGCGAAGATCTATGAGCGGGAGGGTAATTTTGAACAGGCCATTGCCAACCTGCAGAAGATCGTGAGCTTGCCGCAAAGCGATATCCTGAGCGATGATGCGCTCTATAAGATGGCTTATATCTACGAAAACAACCTGAAGGACCCGGAAAAAGCAAAGGAGCTGTACAACCAGTTTCTGATCAAATACCAGGGCAGTGTATACGCCGCCGAAGCCCGCAAGCGCTTCCGGAAGCTACGCGGCGATGTAGTGAATTAA
- a CDS encoding dihydrofolate reductase family protein: MRKIIVLEFITLDGVMQAPGGPEEDTSGGFKYGGWTAPYGDEDFGKALEKQMKPADLLLGRKTFEIFASYWPTRATEWPGINDVTKYVMSGTMKKADWENSVFLESVADIEKLKSSEGSDLQVWGSGEFVHTLLEHDLVDELCLKIFPVTLGNGKKLFGEGIMPAAFTLTESLITSTGVIIANYKRAGEVKTGTVSA; encoded by the coding sequence ATGAGAAAAATAATTGTGTTGGAATTTATTACCCTGGATGGGGTAATGCAAGCCCCTGGCGGACCTGAGGAAGACACATCAGGCGGTTTTAAGTATGGCGGCTGGACGGCACCTTATGGCGACGAAGATTTCGGGAAAGCGCTGGAAAAACAAATGAAACCTGCCGATCTTCTTCTGGGCAGAAAAACATTTGAGATTTTTGCCAGCTACTGGCCAACCCGTGCAACTGAATGGCCGGGCATCAATGATGTTACCAAATACGTCATGTCCGGAACCATGAAAAAGGCAGATTGGGAAAATTCCGTTTTCCTTGAAAGTGTGGCTGACATCGAAAAACTCAAAAGCTCAGAAGGCTCAGACCTGCAGGTATGGGGCAGCGGCGAGTTTGTGCACACACTTCTCGAACATGACCTTGTGGACGAGCTTTGTCTTAAAATTTTCCCGGTAACGCTTGGTAACGGGAAAAAGCTGTTTGGAGAGGGCATCATGCCGGCGGCGTTTACCTTAACAGAAAGTTTAATTACATCAACCGGCGTCATTATTGCCAATTACAAGCGCGCCGGAGAAGTGAAGACTGGTACCGTTAGCGCTTAA
- a CDS encoding M61 family metallopeptidase: protein MKGLPLKFDQGLLRFISFLLLSLICAANNSAYAKKTKQTLQYTVSMPDPASHYFHVELHCSGWDEDTIDFKMPKWMPGYYQIMDYAKAVEGFSAVDNKGKRLVAKNLNDNTWQVVVKKNKPFKLRYKVKADREFVATSYLDSTHAYIVPTGLFFYVNGHINTPVMVKINHGKQWPKIATGLAPVAGKTNEFMAPDFDILYDSPILIGNLEELPSFTVNGIEHRFIGYKMGDFDRTRFINNLKKVVEAAVAVIGDVPYKQYTFIGIGPGRGGIEHLNNTTVSFDGKELNTESGMNRMMNFLAHEYFHHYNVKRIRPFELGPFNYDKENKTNLLWVSEGLSVYYEYLIVKRAGLIDEQTLLTNFENNINTIENNPGRLHQSLTQASFETWGDGPFGKQGADANKSISYYDKGPVIGMLLDFAIRNATENKKSLDDVFRLLYWRYYKELQRGFTDAEFQQACETIAGTSLTPVFEYVYTAKEIDYNTFLSPAGLKLEEDTNLQTGKRKFTINRTDKADAGQLALLQAWLGK from the coding sequence ATGAAAGGTCTTCCACTTAAGTTCGATCAAGGTTTATTGCGTTTCATTTCCTTTTTGCTCCTAAGCCTTATTTGTGCTGCAAACAATTCGGCTTACGCTAAAAAAACGAAGCAAACGCTTCAATATACTGTTTCGATGCCCGATCCTGCTTCCCATTATTTTCATGTGGAACTACATTGCAGCGGCTGGGATGAAGATACCATTGATTTTAAGATGCCGAAATGGATGCCAGGTTACTACCAGATAATGGATTATGCCAAAGCCGTGGAGGGCTTTTCAGCAGTGGATAATAAAGGGAAGCGCTTGGTTGCAAAGAACCTGAATGACAACACGTGGCAGGTTGTTGTTAAAAAGAACAAGCCCTTTAAGCTACGTTACAAGGTAAAAGCGGACAGGGAATTTGTAGCAACCAGTTACCTAGACAGCACTCATGCCTACATCGTGCCTACGGGGTTGTTCTTCTATGTAAATGGCCATATAAATACCCCGGTTATGGTAAAAATAAACCACGGAAAACAATGGCCTAAAATAGCGACAGGCCTTGCGCCGGTAGCAGGCAAAACAAATGAATTTATGGCGCCCGACTTTGATATCCTCTACGACAGCCCCATACTGATCGGAAACCTGGAAGAGCTGCCCTCCTTTACTGTAAATGGGATCGAGCACCGTTTTATCGGCTACAAAATGGGGGATTTTGACCGTACCCGGTTCATCAACAACCTGAAGAAAGTGGTAGAAGCTGCAGTAGCAGTTATTGGCGACGTGCCTTACAAACAGTATACCTTTATCGGCATTGGCCCGGGTCGGGGCGGTATTGAGCATTTGAATAACACCACTGTAAGCTTTGATGGCAAAGAACTAAACACCGAAAGCGGCATGAACCGGATGATGAATTTTCTGGCGCATGAATATTTTCATCATTACAATGTAAAGCGCATCAGGCCCTTTGAACTGGGGCCTTTTAACTATGACAAAGAAAACAAGACCAACCTACTCTGGGTGAGCGAAGGATTATCTGTTTACTATGAGTATTTAATTGTAAAAAGAGCCGGGTTAATAGATGAACAAACGCTGCTTACAAACTTCGAGAATAATATCAACACGATAGAAAACAACCCCGGTCGCCTTCATCAATCCCTCACGCAAGCCAGCTTCGAGACCTGGGGCGATGGCCCCTTCGGGAAACAGGGAGCAGATGCCAACAAATCCATATCTTATTATGATAAGGGACCTGTTATCGGAATGCTGCTGGACTTTGCGATTCGGAACGCGACAGAAAACAAGAAGTCCCTGGATGATGTCTTCAGGCTATTGTACTGGCGCTATTATAAAGAACTACAGCGCGGGTTTACTGATGCTGAATTTCAGCAGGCATGCGAAACGATAGCAGGGACATCCTTAACACCGGTCTTTGAGTATGTTTATACCGCAAAAGAAATCGACTACAATACATTCCTCTCTCCTGCGGGCCTGAAGCTGGAAGAAGATACAAATTTGCAAACCGGAAAAAGAAAATTTACCATCAACAGAACAGACAAAGCAGATGCCGGCCAGTTAGCTCTTTTACAAGCGTGGCTAGGGAAGTAA
- a CDS encoding peptidylprolyl isomerase — protein sequence MALINKIREKSGWAVGLIAAGLGLFIVGGDLVGGNSKLFGNDANVIGEIAGKKVEYKEFDDVFQQAKSNYENQVGRSANEGELAMLREQAWNQLIFKIALQKEYDRLGIAVTDDELADMVQGNNIHPAVKQAFTNPQTGEFDRNQVVQYLKNLDQMGPTARPMWTSFEQGILSDRLQSKYSNLLSKTVYVTAAEAKNYYNAQNTTASIKALFVPFFTVSDSSVKVTDAQLQDYYNSHKELYKVDEGRSVEFVTIPVSASKEDSTYYQQEISQLTQQFASAPNDSAFVNANSDQPYQGNYMNPGELPEQLRKQLPLQEGKVYGPYTSNGTMALYKVIDAKEGTANAVKASHILIKPENDTPEAKAAAKAKAEDVLKQIKAGADFGQMAAKYGTDGTASVGGDLGWFTEGRMVPAFEKPVFAFSGTGLLPNLVESEYGYHIVKVTAPKSKETYKIAALQRSVEPSEATRDAAYAIADKLSGTSGSTEEFRENVAANKGLVKEEAQNIGKNNILVNNLNNARELVRWAYSKDTEVGDVSPVFEINDQFVVASLTGKRDKGYADVSDVKEELTAAVRNQVKAEQIIAKLKDSKGSLDQIAASYGPDAMVKTADNVTFASGTIPGIGIEPVAVGKAFGLKPGAHSAPFEGQGGVMIVELTSLNKAPEPQDLASVKAELVNTRATRAANDAFEAIKEKSEIKDNRVKFF from the coding sequence ATGGCATTAATTAACAAGATTAGAGAGAAGTCTGGTTGGGCTGTTGGCCTTATCGCCGCAGGACTGGGTTTATTTATAGTTGGTGGCGACTTAGTTGGAGGTAACTCCAAGTTGTTTGGCAACGATGCCAACGTGATCGGTGAGATTGCCGGTAAGAAAGTGGAATACAAGGAATTTGACGATGTATTTCAGCAAGCCAAATCAAACTACGAGAACCAGGTAGGCCGCAGCGCTAACGAAGGCGAGCTGGCCATGCTCCGGGAGCAAGCCTGGAACCAGCTGATCTTTAAGATAGCCTTACAGAAAGAATATGACCGCCTGGGCATAGCGGTAACAGACGACGAACTGGCCGACATGGTACAGGGCAACAACATCCACCCGGCCGTGAAGCAGGCGTTTACCAACCCGCAGACAGGCGAATTTGACCGCAACCAGGTGGTGCAGTACCTCAAGAACCTGGATCAGATGGGCCCGACTGCCCGCCCGATGTGGACGTCTTTTGAGCAGGGCATTTTATCAGACCGCCTGCAGTCCAAGTATTCTAACCTGCTGAGCAAAACAGTATACGTTACTGCGGCCGAAGCAAAGAACTACTATAACGCTCAGAACACCACTGCCAGCATCAAGGCTTTGTTTGTTCCGTTCTTTACGGTTTCCGACTCCAGCGTAAAAGTAACGGATGCGCAGCTGCAGGATTATTACAATAGCCACAAAGAGCTGTACAAGGTGGACGAAGGCCGCTCGGTAGAGTTCGTAACCATCCCGGTAAGTGCTTCGAAGGAAGACAGCACCTACTATCAGCAGGAAATTTCGCAGCTAACGCAGCAGTTTGCTTCTGCTCCCAACGACTCTGCTTTTGTGAACGCCAACTCCGACCAGCCTTACCAGGGCAACTACATGAACCCGGGTGAGTTGCCGGAGCAACTGCGCAAGCAACTGCCCCTGCAGGAAGGCAAAGTATACGGCCCGTATACCAGCAATGGCACCATGGCGCTCTACAAAGTGATCGATGCCAAAGAAGGTACAGCCAATGCCGTAAAAGCAAGCCACATCCTCATCAAACCTGAAAATGATACTCCGGAAGCTAAAGCTGCGGCCAAAGCCAAAGCAGAAGATGTGCTGAAGCAGATAAAAGCGGGCGCTGACTTCGGCCAGATGGCTGCCAAGTATGGCACAGATGGTACGGCCTCCGTAGGTGGCGACCTGGGCTGGTTTACAGAAGGCCGCATGGTGCCGGCGTTTGAGAAGCCTGTGTTTGCATTCTCCGGAACAGGCCTGCTGCCAAACCTGGTAGAGTCTGAGTATGGCTACCACATTGTGAAAGTAACTGCTCCAAAATCGAAGGAGACTTATAAAATTGCTGCCCTGCAGCGCAGCGTAGAGCCTAGCGAAGCAACCCGTGACGCAGCATATGCCATTGCCGACAAACTTTCCGGTACCAGCGGAAGCACCGAGGAGTTCAGAGAGAATGTTGCCGCCAACAAAGGGCTGGTAAAAGAAGAAGCGCAGAACATCGGTAAAAACAACATTCTGGTAAATAACCTGAACAACGCCCGCGAGCTGGTGCGCTGGGCCTACAGCAAAGACACCGAAGTAGGTGACGTATCGCCGGTATTTGAGATCAACGACCAGTTTGTGGTGGCTTCCCTGACCGGCAAGCGCGACAAAGGTTATGCCGATGTAAGTGACGTGAAAGAGGAGCTGACCGCTGCGGTGCGTAACCAGGTGAAAGCCGAGCAGATCATTGCCAAGTTGAAAGACAGCAAAGGCTCCCTGGACCAGATCGCGGCCAGCTACGGCCCTGATGCCATGGTAAAAACAGCCGACAACGTAACGTTTGCCTCCGGCACGATCCCGGGCATCGGTATTGAGCCGGTAGCAGTTGGAAAAGCGTTTGGCCTGAAGCCAGGTGCCCACTCGGCTCCTTTCGAGGGACAGGGCGGCGTGATGATAGTAGAGCTGACAAGCCTGAACAAAGCTCCTGAGCCACAAGACCTGGCCAGCGTGAAAGCAGAACTGGTAAACACCCGCGCCACGCGTGCTGCCAACGATGCTTTCGAGGCGATCAAAGAGAAGTCTGAGATTAAAGACAACCGCGTGAAGTTCTTCTAA
- the recJ gene encoding single-stranded-DNA-specific exonuclease RecJ produces MDKRWELSPEAPAEAVEQLAQSLKISPTLAGIMCQRNICTFEEAKHFFRPTLDDLHDPFLMKDMDRAVNRLNEALHRNEKILVYGDYDVDGTTSVALMYSFLREYTTQVDFYIPDRYKEGYGVSSQGVDWAAENGFSLIVSLDCGIKSADKVAYASAKGIDFIICDHHLPDDDVPQAVAVLDPKRVDCPYPYKELSGCGVGFKLIQAFCQQNDIAPDQAYSLLDLLVVSIAADIVPITGENRILAYYGLQLLNGPRPMRPGLDALKELAAITGEMDITSIVFGFAPRINAAGRMGDAKNSVHMLLAKTKEEAIKTADIINESNKARRDKDTNITKEALQMIEEDDFLRSANSTVLYKESWHKGVIGIVASRCIEKYYRPTIILTHSNGKASGSARSVHGFNVHNAIESCSDLLEQFGGHMYAAGLTLPIENVPAFRERFEQVVSATITDDQKIPQIEIDAPIQLSQITRNFYNIIRQMEPFGPGNMRPVFVSECVYDTGSLRVVGDSHLKLRLTQDGFYSIDAIGFGLSDYYHRISKGIPFDVCFTVEENIYRGVISLQLRIKDIRIK; encoded by the coding sequence ATGGACAAGAGGTGGGAATTAAGCCCGGAAGCACCGGCAGAGGCAGTGGAGCAGTTAGCGCAAAGCCTGAAAATAAGTCCCACGCTTGCCGGTATCATGTGCCAGCGCAACATCTGCACCTTCGAAGAAGCCAAGCACTTTTTCCGCCCCACCCTCGACGATTTGCATGATCCCTTCCTGATGAAGGACATGGACCGCGCCGTAAACCGCCTCAACGAGGCCCTGCATCGCAATGAGAAGATACTTGTGTATGGCGATTATGATGTGGACGGCACCACCTCTGTGGCGCTCATGTATAGCTTCCTGCGGGAGTATACCACCCAGGTAGATTTCTATATCCCGGACAGGTATAAAGAAGGCTACGGCGTATCCTCACAGGGCGTGGACTGGGCAGCGGAAAACGGCTTCTCCCTGATCGTTAGCCTCGACTGCGGTATCAAATCGGCCGATAAGGTGGCTTATGCCAGCGCAAAAGGTATCGACTTTATTATCTGTGACCACCACTTACCCGACGACGATGTGCCGCAGGCCGTGGCCGTGCTGGACCCCAAGCGGGTGGATTGCCCGTATCCTTACAAGGAGCTCTCGGGGTGTGGCGTTGGTTTTAAGCTGATCCAGGCGTTCTGCCAGCAGAACGACATTGCCCCCGACCAAGCTTACAGCTTGCTGGACCTGCTGGTGGTAAGTATAGCGGCCGATATTGTGCCCATCACCGGCGAAAACCGCATCCTGGCTTATTATGGTCTGCAGCTGCTAAACGGTCCCCGACCCATGCGTCCCGGCCTGGACGCCTTAAAAGAACTGGCTGCTATTACCGGCGAAATGGATATCACCAGCATTGTGTTTGGCTTTGCTCCCCGCATCAACGCGGCAGGCCGCATGGGCGACGCCAAGAACTCGGTACACATGCTGCTGGCTAAAACCAAAGAGGAGGCTATTAAAACGGCCGATATCATCAACGAATCCAACAAAGCCCGCCGCGACAAAGACACCAACATTACCAAAGAGGCACTGCAGATGATCGAGGAAGATGATTTTCTGCGCTCGGCCAACTCAACAGTGCTTTACAAGGAGAGCTGGCACAAAGGCGTGATCGGCATTGTGGCTTCCCGCTGCATCGAAAAATACTACCGCCCCACCATTATCCTGACGCACTCCAATGGCAAAGCGTCCGGCTCGGCCCGTTCGGTGCATGGCTTTAACGTGCATAACGCCATCGAGAGCTGCTCTGATCTGCTCGAGCAATTTGGCGGGCACATGTATGCCGCCGGCCTCACCCTGCCCATCGAGAATGTGCCTGCCTTCCGGGAGCGCTTTGAGCAGGTAGTGAGCGCCACCATTACCGACGACCAGAAGATTCCGCAGATCGAAATAGACGCGCCGATTCAGCTCAGCCAGATTACCCGCAACTTTTATAACATCATCCGGCAGATGGAGCCCTTTGGACCGGGTAACATGCGGCCTGTGTTTGTGTCGGAGTGCGTATATGATACCGGCAGCCTGCGTGTGGTGGGCGACTCACACCTGAAGCTGCGCCTCACGCAGGACGGCTTCTACAGCATCGATGCCATCGGTTTTGGCCTCAGCGATTATTACCATCGTATTTCCAAAGGCATTCCGTTTGATGTATGCTTTACGGTAGAGGAAAATATCTACCGCGGCGTGATTTCGCTGCAGCTGCGCATCAAGGACATCCGGATAAAGTAG
- a CDS encoding hemolysin family protein has protein sequence MVDPNQIVLLLVALVFSAFFSGIELAFVAANKIQIELSEKNGVLAGRLLGHLLQRPARLMGTTLIGNTLALVLYGFAIASVLNKLLFLYLPAPLQLSLLVLVLQIIIASMVVLLTAEFLPRSLFAINPNRMLQVLAIPIFICYYLLYPVVYLIVNLSKWVAEKIFQIEFSEERPVFGFTDLNAFIKNRLYHPEHENVLEVDPLIFHNALEFKTVRVRECMVPRTEIEAVEVNDSVEKLRQAFVETGHSKILVYKDSIDNIIGYCHQLDMFRQPGTIEEILSPVSLVPESMMASELFVKVVSEHRSVAVVVDEFGGTSGIVTVEDVIEEIFGEIEDEYDVKDESLLEQVWPEKGIYLFSARHEVDYLNDKYDLELPEGDYETLGGLILEVYGEIPLAGDQIAVPPYTITILSMDENRINAVKLVKNTEPQTDANS, from the coding sequence ATGGTAGACCCCAATCAGATCGTATTATTGCTCGTGGCACTGGTGTTCTCGGCCTTCTTTTCGGGCATCGAGCTGGCCTTTGTGGCTGCCAACAAAATTCAGATCGAGCTGAGCGAGAAGAATGGGGTACTGGCTGGCCGCCTGCTGGGGCATCTGCTGCAGCGCCCCGCTCGCCTGATGGGCACTACCCTGATCGGCAACACCCTGGCACTGGTGCTTTATGGCTTTGCCATTGCCAGCGTGCTCAACAAGCTGCTTTTCCTCTACCTGCCTGCGCCGCTGCAGCTATCGCTGCTGGTGCTGGTGCTTCAGATTATCATCGCCTCGATGGTCGTGCTGCTTACGGCCGAATTCCTGCCCCGCAGCCTGTTTGCCATCAACCCCAACCGCATGCTGCAGGTGCTGGCTATCCCGATCTTTATCTGTTATTACCTGCTTTACCCGGTCGTATACCTGATCGTGAATCTGAGCAAGTGGGTGGCCGAGAAGATCTTTCAGATAGAGTTTTCAGAGGAGCGCCCCGTTTTCGGTTTCACAGACCTCAACGCCTTTATCAAAAACCGCCTCTACCACCCCGAGCATGAGAATGTGCTGGAGGTAGACCCGCTTATTTTCCATAATGCGTTGGAATTTAAAACCGTGCGGGTGCGCGAGTGTATGGTGCCGCGCACCGAGATTGAGGCCGTGGAGGTGAACGATAGCGTGGAAAAACTGCGGCAGGCGTTTGTGGAAACAGGCCATTCCAAGATCCTGGTGTATAAAGACAGCATCGATAACATAATCGGCTACTGCCACCAGCTGGACATGTTCCGGCAACCCGGCACAATAGAGGAGATCCTCTCGCCGGTGAGCCTGGTACCCGAAAGTATGATGGCCAGTGAGCTGTTCGTGAAGGTGGTATCGGAGCACCGCAGCGTGGCTGTGGTGGTGGATGAATTTGGCGGGACGTCGGGTATCGTAACAGTGGAGGATGTGATAGAGGAAATTTTCGGGGAGATAGAGGACGAGTATGATGTGAAGGACGAGTCGCTGCTGGAGCAGGTATGGCCTGAGAAAGGCATTTACCTGTTCTCGGCCCGCCACGAAGTAGACTACCTCAACGACAAGTATGACCTGGAATTGCCGGAAGGCGATTACGAAACGCTGGGTGGCCTGATCCTGGAAGTGTACGGCGAGATACCGCTGGCTGGCGACCAGATAGCCGTGCCGCCCTATACCATCACCATCCTTTCGATGGACGAGAATCGCATTAATGCCGTGAAGCTGGTAAAAAACACAGAGCCTCAGACAGATGCAAACAGTTAA